A genomic window from Flavobacterium hankyongi includes:
- a CDS encoding dihydrolipoamide acetyltransferase family protein: MAKFELKLPKMGESVAEATVTNWLKNVGDKIEQDEAVLEIATDKVDSEVPSEVSGTLVEILFQKDDVVQVGQTIAIIETEGGAFVAEAPKAEAASTPVAEVAKTVEVAKENAAPADFSGSDKFFSPLVKNIAKEEGVSLAELESIQGSGKDGRVNKEDLLNYIKNRGNKPAATTEAPKAVVAPVQTSTQAVPVSVNGADEVVEMDRMRKLISKYMVESVQTSAHVQSFIEVDVTNIVKWRDKVKNAFEKREGEKLTFTPIFMEAVAKALRDFPGMNISVEGEYIIKKKNINLGMAAALPNGNLIVPVIKNADQLNLVGMAKAVNDLGNRAKSGKLKPDDTQGGTYTVTNVGTFGSVFGTPIINQPQVGILALGAIRKVPAVIETPEGDFIGIRQKMFLSHSYDHRVVDGALGGSFVKRVADYLEAWDINRDI, from the coding sequence ATGGCAAAGTTTGAATTGAAATTACCCAAAATGGGAGAAAGTGTTGCAGAAGCAACCGTAACAAACTGGTTAAAAAATGTTGGTGATAAGATAGAACAAGATGAAGCTGTTCTTGAAATCGCTACAGATAAAGTAGATAGTGAAGTGCCTTCAGAAGTATCTGGAACACTTGTTGAGATATTATTTCAAAAAGATGATGTAGTGCAAGTAGGTCAAACTATTGCAATCATTGAAACAGAAGGAGGTGCTTTTGTAGCAGAAGCTCCAAAAGCAGAAGCAGCATCAACTCCAGTTGCTGAAGTTGCTAAAACTGTTGAAGTTGCAAAAGAAAATGCTGCTCCTGCAGATTTTTCAGGATCTGATAAGTTTTTCTCTCCATTAGTAAAAAATATTGCGAAAGAAGAAGGTGTGTCTTTAGCTGAATTAGAATCTATTCAAGGTTCTGGTAAAGATGGACGTGTAAATAAAGAAGATTTATTAAACTATATTAAAAATAGAGGTAATAAACCTGCGGCAACAACAGAAGCTCCTAAAGCAGTTGTAGCTCCAGTTCAAACATCAACTCAAGCGGTTCCTGTGTCTGTAAACGGTGCTGATGAGGTTGTTGAAATGGACAGAATGCGTAAACTGATTTCAAAATACATGGTGGAATCTGTTCAAACATCTGCACACGTACAATCATTCATCGAAGTTGATGTTACTAACATCGTGAAATGGAGAGATAAAGTGAAAAATGCTTTTGAAAAGAGAGAAGGTGAAAAATTAACATTCACTCCAATATTTATGGAAGCTGTTGCAAAAGCGTTAAGAGATTTCCCTGGAATGAATATTTCTGTAGAAGGAGAATACATCATTAAAAAGAAAAATATTAACTTAGGTATGGCTGCTGCTTTACCAAACGGAAATTTAATTGTTCCTGTAATTAAAAATGCAGATCAATTGAACTTGGTAGGTATGGCAAAAGCAGTTAATGATTTAGGTAACCGTGCAAAATCCGGTAAATTAAAACCAGACGATACTCAAGGAGGTACTTATACAGTAACTAATGTTGGTACTTTTGGTTCAGTTTTTGGAACGCCAATTATCAATCAGCCACAAGTAGGTATTTTAGCTTTAGGAGCTATTCGTAAAGTACCTGCTGTTATAGAAACTCCTGAAGGAGACTTTATTGGAATCCGTCAAAAAATGTTCTTATCACACTCTTATGATCATAGAGTAGTTGACGGAGCTTTAGGTGGAAGTTTTGTAAAACGAGTTGCTGATTATCTTGAGGCTTGGGATATTAATAGAGATATTTAA
- a CDS encoding Hpt domain-containing protein, whose protein sequence is MAIHYNLAKVYAISDDDKDFVLQIINLFVDEVPDDIKEMKDGIKEKDYAKAYSFAHKTKPTLDLLGMDAAKEEILQIEQWTRDKGKKKEIKEVYKSLKGRIDAALEEVKKDFNL, encoded by the coding sequence ATGGCAATACACTATAATTTAGCAAAAGTTTATGCAATATCAGATGATGACAAAGATTTTGTATTACAAATTATAAATTTGTTTGTTGATGAAGTGCCAGATGACATCAAAGAGATGAAGGATGGTATTAAAGAAAAAGATTACGCTAAGGCATATAGTTTTGCTCATAAAACAAAACCAACATTAGATTTGTTGGGTATGGATGCGGCCAAAGAAGAAATTCTTCAAATCGAACAATGGACTCGCGATAAAGGAAAGAAAAAGGAAATTAAAGAGGTTTATAAAAGTCTTAAAGGGCGCATCGATGCAGCACTTGAAGAAGTAAAAAAAGATTTTAATCTGTAA
- a CDS encoding RNA polymerase sigma factor, producing MSQEEIILLLQKKDDKAYSVLYDMYAKSLFAVIINLINDREEAEDILQESFVKIWKNIDSYNESKGRLYTWMLNIARNTAIDKLRSKNFNNSKKNLSSDNFVHLLDESNKSVFKIEAIGIQEFIKKLKPKCIALIDLLFFKGYTQQEASEELEIPLGTVKTQNRNCINDLRIFLKV from the coding sequence ATGAGTCAGGAAGAAATCATTTTGCTACTACAAAAAAAAGATGATAAAGCCTATAGTGTTTTGTATGACATGTATGCTAAAAGCCTCTTTGCAGTCATCATTAATTTAATAAATGATCGTGAAGAAGCCGAAGATATACTTCAGGAGTCATTTGTGAAAATTTGGAAAAATATAGATTCATACAATGAATCCAAAGGGAGACTTTATACCTGGATGCTTAATATTGCAAGAAACACAGCCATTGATAAACTCCGTTCTAAAAACTTTAACAATAGCAAAAAAAACCTATCTTCTGATAATTTCGTACATCTACTTGACGAGAGCAATAAATCTGTTTTCAAGATTGAAGCCATTGGTATTCAAGAATTCATAAAAAAGCTAAAACCCAAATGCATTGCCTTAATTGATTTATTATTCTTTAAAGGTTATACGCAACAAGAAGCTTCAGAAGAATTAGAAATACCGCTTGGAACTGTTAAAACACAAAATAGAAATTGCATTAATGATTTAAGAATCTTTTTAAAAGTATAA
- a CDS encoding 3'-5' exonuclease — MELKLNRPICFFDLETTGIDVGRDRIVEIAIVKIYPNGNKESKTWLVNPTIPIPASATAVHGITNEKVANEPTFRELASQIHNMIKDSDLAGFNSDRFDIPLLAEELLRAEVDFDMKNRVSVDVQTIFHKMEERTLGAAYKFYCGQTLDNAHRAAADTEATYEILKAQLERYPDLENDMKSLSEFTTRKKFVDFAGFIALDAEGNEIFTFGKHKGALVEEVLEKEPGYFGWIQNADFPLYTKKVLTGIKLRKLNTKQ; from the coding sequence ATGGAACTAAAACTAAACAGACCAATCTGTTTTTTTGACTTAGAAACTACAGGAATCGACGTTGGAAGAGACAGAATTGTCGAAATCGCAATTGTAAAGATATATCCTAACGGAAATAAAGAAAGTAAAACATGGTTGGTGAATCCAACAATTCCAATTCCAGCTTCTGCTACTGCCGTTCACGGAATTACCAATGAGAAAGTGGCAAATGAGCCTACTTTTAGAGAATTGGCTTCACAAATTCACAATATGATTAAAGATTCTGATTTGGCTGGTTTTAATTCAGACAGATTTGATATTCCATTGTTAGCAGAAGAATTGTTACGTGCCGAAGTTGATTTTGATATGAAAAACAGAGTGTCAGTAGATGTTCAAACTATTTTCCATAAAATGGAAGAAAGAACATTGGGTGCTGCATATAAATTCTATTGTGGACAAACTTTAGATAATGCACACAGAGCAGCTGCAGATACTGAAGCTACTTATGAAATACTCAAAGCACAATTAGAACGTTATCCAGATTTAGAAAATGATATGAAGTCTTTATCAGAATTTACAACACGTAAAAAGTTTGTGGATTTTGCTGGATTTATAGCTTTAGATGCAGAAGGAAATGAAATTTTCACCTTCGGAAAGCATAAGGGAGCCTTAGTCGAAGAGGTGCTTGAAAAAGAACCAGGCTATTTTGGTTGGATTCAAAATGCTGATTTTCCATTGTATACAAAAAAGGTTTTAACTGGAATTAAATTAAGAAAATTAAATACAAAGCAGTAA
- the ftsY gene encoding signal recognition particle-docking protein FtsY, producing the protein MSFFKRLFSSEKKETLDKGLEKSSTSFLSKLTKAVAGKSKVDDEVLDNLEEVLVTSDVGVNTTLKIIERIEERVSRDKYLGTEELNQILRDEIAGLLSETNSGEETEFTIPANKKPYVIMVVGVNGVGKTTTIGKLANQFKKAGYKVVLGAADTFRAAAIDQLQIWADRVGVPIVKQQMGSDPASVAFDTLQSAVSQNADVVIIDTAGRLHNKVGLMNELTKVKRVMQKVVEDAPHDVLLVLDGSTGQNAFEQAKEFTAATEVSCLAVTKLDGTAKGGVVIGISDQFQIPVKYIGVGEGINDLQVFNKYEFVDSFFK; encoded by the coding sequence ATGAGCTTTTTCAAAAGATTATTTTCTTCAGAAAAAAAAGAAACATTAGACAAAGGTCTTGAAAAGTCAAGTACTTCCTTTTTGTCAAAATTGACTAAAGCGGTTGCTGGTAAATCAAAAGTAGACGACGAAGTTTTAGATAACCTTGAAGAAGTTTTAGTAACTTCCGATGTAGGTGTAAATACTACTTTAAAAATAATTGAACGTATCGAGGAAAGAGTTTCTCGCGATAAATACTTAGGAACAGAAGAATTAAACCAAATCCTTCGTGATGAAATTGCAGGTTTATTATCTGAAACAAATTCTGGTGAAGAAACTGAATTTACAATTCCAGCCAACAAAAAACCATATGTAATTATGGTGGTTGGTGTTAACGGAGTAGGGAAAACAACAACTATTGGTAAATTAGCAAATCAGTTTAAAAAGGCTGGTTACAAAGTAGTTTTAGGAGCTGCGGATACGTTTAGAGCAGCTGCTATCGATCAATTACAAATTTGGGCTGATAGAGTAGGTGTTCCTATTGTAAAACAACAAATGGGTAGTGATCCAGCCTCGGTTGCATTTGATACTTTACAAAGTGCTGTTTCTCAAAATGCAGATGTAGTGATTATTGATACAGCAGGACGTTTACATAACAAAGTTGGTTTAATGAATGAGCTTACTAAAGTAAAACGCGTTATGCAAAAAGTGGTAGAAGATGCGCCACACGACGTGTTATTAGTTTTAGATGGTTCTACTGGACAAAATGCTTTCGAACAAGCAAAAGAGTTTACAGCAGCAACAGAAGTTTCATGTCTTGCTGTCACAAAGCTTGATGGAACTGCTAAAGGTGGTGTTGTTATTGGTATTTCTGATCAATTTCAAATACCTGTAAAATATATTGGAGTGGGTGAAGGGATTAATGATCTTCAAGTGTTTAACAAATACGAATTCGTAGATTCATTCTTTAAATAA
- a CDS encoding DUF4295 domain-containing protein codes for MAKKTVATLQTASKRLSKAIKMVKSPKTGAYTFVEAIMSPEEVDEFLKKK; via the coding sequence ATGGCAAAGAAAACCGTTGCAACATTACAAACAGCTTCTAAGAGATTATCAAAAGCTATCAAAATGGTAAAATCTCCAAAAACTGGTGCTTACACTTTTGTTGAGGCTATCATGTCTCCAGAAGAAGTAGATGAATTTCTTAAAAAGAAATAA
- a CDS encoding glycosyltransferase family 2 protein, with product MQLSVIILNYNVRYFLEQCVLSVQKALENIDGEIIVVDNFSQDDSCQMIKKRFPDVKLIENKENFGFPKGNNIGVAEAKGEYICILNPDTVVAEDTFEKILNFIKMKTNLGIIGCKLIDGTGNFLPECKRGLPTPWVAMTKIFGLYKFFPKSSVFNKYYAQHLSENESGEVDILVGAFMVMKRELYLKVGGFDENCFMYSDDIDLSYLVKKEGFQNYYYHETTVIHYKGESTVRDEKYVKRFSEAMRFFYKKHFGGSCFFNFFMRVGAFSFSLLKVFQSKMVSTKKPEHYIFVSENERNENLLNIIGDRLNASVTEKSNTVPPNLKVEFIVDLKSISFKRAIDLMEKNVNYNYSFKFLSFNHDYLIGSNSANDIGQVINLTKID from the coding sequence ATGCAGTTATCCGTAATAATTCTCAATTATAATGTTCGTTATTTTCTCGAGCAATGTGTGTTAAGTGTTCAAAAAGCACTTGAGAATATTGATGGAGAAATTATTGTGGTAGATAATTTTTCGCAGGATGATAGCTGTCAAATGATAAAAAAGCGCTTTCCAGATGTTAAGCTAATCGAAAACAAAGAAAATTTTGGTTTTCCTAAAGGAAATAACATTGGAGTAGCAGAGGCTAAAGGTGAATACATTTGCATACTTAATCCCGACACTGTTGTTGCTGAAGATACTTTTGAAAAAATTCTGAATTTTATCAAAATGAAAACCAATTTAGGAATTATTGGTTGTAAACTTATTGATGGAACAGGGAATTTTCTTCCTGAATGCAAACGCGGATTACCTACACCTTGGGTAGCAATGACTAAAATATTTGGCTTGTATAAATTCTTTCCAAAATCATCTGTATTTAATAAATATTATGCACAACATTTGTCTGAAAACGAATCGGGTGAAGTTGATATTCTTGTAGGGGCTTTTATGGTCATGAAGCGTGAGTTGTATTTGAAAGTTGGAGGATTTGATGAAAACTGTTTTATGTATTCGGATGATATCGATTTGAGTTATTTAGTGAAAAAAGAAGGGTTTCAAAATTATTATTATCATGAAACTACTGTGATACATTATAAAGGAGAAAGCACAGTACGTGATGAAAAGTATGTGAAGCGATTTAGTGAAGCCATGCGGTTTTTCTATAAAAAGCATTTTGGAGGTTCTTGTTTTTTTAATTTTTTTATGAGAGTTGGAGCTTTTTCTTTCTCATTATTAAAAGTATTTCAATCAAAAATGGTTAGTACAAAAAAACCAGAGCACTATATTTTTGTTTCTGAAAATGAAAGAAATGAAAATTTATTAAATATAATTGGTGACAGATTAAATGCTTCAGTAACTGAAAAAAGCAATACAGTTCCTCCTAATTTAAAAGTTGAATTTATAGTTGATTTAAAATCTATTTCTTTTAAAAGAGCAATAGATTTGATGGAAAAAAATGTAAATTATAATTATAGTTTCAAGTTTTTATCATTTAATCATGATTATTTAATTGGTAGTAATAGCGCAAACGATATAGGGCAAGTAATAAATTTAACAAAAATTGACTGA
- the rpmB gene encoding 50S ribosomal protein L28: MSRVCDLTGKRAMVGNNVSHAMNKTKRKFSVNLVKKRFYLPEEDRWITLRVAASTIKTINKNGISAVLKKAQADGFIK; encoded by the coding sequence ATGTCAAGAGTTTGTGACCTTACAGGAAAAAGAGCGATGGTTGGAAATAACGTTTCTCACGCTATGAACAAGACTAAGAGAAAATTCTCTGTTAACTTGGTTAAAAAACGTTTTTACCTTCCTGAAGAAGACAGATGGATTACTCTAAGAGTAGCTGCTTCTACAATTAAGACGATTAACAAGAACGGAATTTCTGCAGTTTTGAAAAAAGCACAAGCAGACGGATTTATTAAATAA
- a CDS encoding anti-sigma factor — protein sequence MDSKEYIESGILELYVYGLLNEEQNLEVHEMSIKHKEVEAEIVAIEKSILSLSTSFSPFLSVQNFEKIKAELEIKHNNVIDLKPKKSIPNYIGWAAAAVLLLFIGYQYNQQSAIKNEVVTLEKNNEKLNEAVVTSENEAKQSKEALNIIRDTKNTVVSLAGQTVSPSSYAKVYWNKDKQTVYIDASGLPEPPEGKEYQVWSLKLKPSLTPTSIGLLSNFTENNSKIFEVSKTQDAEAFGITLEPKGGSKTPTMEQLYTLGTI from the coding sequence ATGGATAGTAAAGAATACATAGAATCAGGAATTTTGGAACTTTATGTTTATGGTTTACTAAATGAAGAGCAAAACCTAGAAGTACATGAAATGTCTATAAAACATAAAGAGGTAGAAGCTGAAATTGTAGCTATTGAAAAATCTATTCTTTCTCTATCAACAAGTTTTTCACCATTCCTATCTGTTCAGAATTTTGAAAAAATAAAAGCTGAATTAGAAATTAAACATAATAATGTGATTGATTTGAAGCCAAAAAAATCAATACCAAACTACATTGGATGGGCAGCGGCAGCTGTTTTACTTTTATTCATAGGATATCAATACAACCAACAATCAGCAATTAAAAATGAAGTAGTAACATTGGAAAAAAACAATGAAAAACTGAATGAAGCAGTAGTGACTTCAGAAAATGAAGCAAAACAGTCTAAGGAAGCTCTTAATATCATTAGAGACACTAAAAATACTGTAGTTTCACTTGCTGGACAAACTGTTTCTCCTTCTTCTTATGCTAAAGTATATTGGAATAAAGATAAACAGACAGTATATATTGATGCTTCTGGATTACCGGAACCTCCAGAAGGAAAAGAGTATCAGGTTTGGTCATTAAAATTAAAACCATCTTTAACACCTACCAGTATTGGATTACTGAGCAATTTTACTGAAAACAATTCAAAAATATTTGAAGTTAGCAAAACTCAAGATGCAGAAGCTTTTGGAATTACTCTAGAACCAAAAGGCGGAAGCAAAACTCCTACAATGGAACAATTGTATACTTTAGGAACAATATAA
- a CDS encoding DUF4833 domain-containing protein has protein sequence MKRLFLLLIFSQIISFAQQGYPIPPDADERLFYIQHSDNHNTFVYDLNFSENNKINHIDPIKIYRIVYTKGGVKEELSSVQRKFAYGITFKKIKESSYEFRLVAYPEKKLYLELDSKGKPQVKTIVNGKKMIVKRIFISKAVTKSVKPKIDFIDFYGNNEFGNSEIKERFYL, from the coding sequence ATGAAGAGATTATTTTTATTATTAATTTTTAGTCAAATTATTAGTTTTGCCCAACAAGGATATCCAATCCCTCCAGATGCAGACGAACGCTTGTTTTACATTCAGCACAGTGATAATCATAATACTTTTGTGTACGACCTTAATTTTTCCGAAAACAATAAGATTAATCATATTGATCCTATTAAAATTTACAGAATTGTTTATACAAAAGGTGGTGTAAAAGAGGAATTGAGCAGTGTGCAACGAAAGTTTGCTTATGGGATTACTTTCAAAAAAATAAAAGAAAGTAGCTATGAATTTAGGTTGGTGGCTTATCCCGAAAAGAAACTTTATCTTGAATTGGATTCGAAAGGAAAACCACAAGTAAAAACTATCGTTAACGGAAAGAAAATGATTGTAAAAAGAATATTTATTTCTAAAGCCGTTACAAAATCGGTTAAACCTAAAATTGATTTTATTGATTTCTATGGAAACAATGAGTTTGGGAATAGCGAAATCAAAGAACGATTCTATCTATAA
- the rpmG gene encoding 50S ribosomal protein L33 — MAKKGNRIQVILECTEHKASGVAGTSRYITTKNKKNTPDRLEIKKFNPILKRVTVHKEIK; from the coding sequence ATGGCAAAGAAAGGTAATAGAATCCAAGTAATTTTAGAATGTACTGAGCACAAAGCTTCTGGCGTAGCTGGAACATCTCGTTACATCACAACAAAAAACAAAAAAAACACTCCAGATAGATTAGAAATCAAAAAATTCAATCCTATCTTAAAGAGAGTGACTGTTCATAAAGAAATTAAATAA
- a CDS encoding ABC-F family ATP-binding cassette domain-containing protein, with protein MNYLSVENISKSFGERTLFENISFGINKDQKIAFIAKNGSGKTCIMKILNGEDEPDTGQVVVRKDIKMAFLSQDHNLQDELTIEESIFASDNETLKVIERYEKALENPEDGEAYQKAFDDMDRHNAWDFETQFKQILFKLKLEDFKLKVKNLSGGQKKRLSLAIILINRPDLLILDEPTNHLDLEMIEWLENYFAKENITLFMVTHDRFFLERVCNEIIELDNGKLYQYKGNYSYYLEKKEERITSENASIDKAKNLFVKELEWMRRQPKARTTKSKSRQDDFYIIKEKAQSRRKENVVELEINMERMGTKIIELHKISKKFKDKIILNDFSFDFQRGERIGIIGKNGTGKSTFLNLLTGTIPLDSGKVIKGDTIKIGYYTQSGINPKPGQRVIDIIKEFGEYIPLAKGRIISASQLLERFLFDSKKQYDYVEKLSGGELKRLYLCTVLIQNPNFLILDEPTNDLDIVTLNVLESFLLDYPGCLLVVSHDRYFMDKIVDNLFVFRGQGEIENFPGNYSDFRAYEDSIEPIKEEAKEKVNWKQNNSSTSGLSFNEQKEFQKIEREIKDLEIKKKEIEQLFSDGKVSDADIEKKANELQNIIKKMEEKEERWFELSTKMEG; from the coding sequence GTGAATTACTTATCAGTCGAAAATATCTCTAAATCTTTTGGGGAACGCACCTTGTTTGAAAACATCTCTTTCGGGATTAATAAAGACCAAAAAATAGCTTTTATAGCTAAAAATGGTTCGGGGAAAACCTGTATTATGAAAATCCTTAATGGAGAAGATGAACCAGATACTGGTCAGGTAGTCGTGCGCAAAGACATCAAAATGGCGTTTTTGTCACAGGATCATAATTTGCAGGACGAACTTACCATTGAAGAAAGTATTTTTGCTTCAGATAACGAAACGCTAAAAGTAATTGAACGATATGAAAAAGCATTAGAGAATCCTGAAGATGGAGAAGCTTACCAAAAAGCTTTTGACGATATGGATCGTCACAATGCTTGGGATTTTGAAACACAATTCAAACAGATTTTGTTCAAACTTAAACTAGAAGATTTCAAACTAAAAGTAAAGAACCTTTCTGGTGGACAAAAAAAGCGTTTGTCTCTGGCTATTATTTTAATTAACCGCCCCGATTTATTGATTCTGGATGAGCCTACCAATCACTTAGATTTAGAAATGATCGAATGGTTGGAAAATTATTTTGCCAAAGAAAACATTACGTTGTTTATGGTAACGCACGACCGTTTCTTTTTAGAACGTGTTTGTAACGAAATCATAGAATTAGACAACGGAAAATTATACCAATACAAAGGCAATTACTCTTATTATTTAGAGAAAAAAGAAGAACGCATTACGTCTGAAAATGCTAGTATTGACAAAGCCAAAAACTTATTTGTAAAAGAACTAGAATGGATGCGCCGCCAACCGAAAGCTCGTACCACAAAATCTAAATCACGTCAGGATGATTTTTACATAATCAAAGAAAAGGCTCAAAGTCGCCGAAAAGAAAATGTAGTCGAATTAGAGATTAACATGGAGCGAATGGGGACTAAAATCATTGAACTTCACAAAATCTCTAAAAAATTTAAAGACAAAATCATTTTAAACGATTTTAGTTTTGACTTTCAACGTGGTGAACGTATTGGAATTATAGGTAAAAACGGAACAGGGAAATCAACCTTCTTAAACTTACTTACTGGAACTATTCCATTAGATAGTGGGAAAGTAATTAAAGGTGATACGATCAAAATTGGTTATTATACTCAAAGTGGTATCAATCCTAAACCGGGACAACGTGTTATCGACATCATTAAAGAATTTGGCGAATATATTCCGTTAGCAAAAGGACGCATTATTTCGGCTTCACAGTTATTGGAACGTTTTCTTTTTGACTCAAAAAAACAATATGATTATGTTGAAAAACTGAGTGGTGGCGAGCTAAAACGTTTATATTTATGTACAGTTTTAATTCAGAATCCGAACTTTTTGATTCTGGATGAGCCTACTAACGATTTGGATATTGTCACTTTAAATGTTCTTGAAAGTTTCCTTTTAGATTATCCTGGTTGTTTATTAGTAGTATCTCACGACCGTTATTTTATGGATAAAATCGTGGATAATTTATTTGTTTTTAGAGGTCAAGGCGAAATAGAAAACTTCCCTGGAAATTATTCCGATTTTAGAGCCTATGAAGACAGTATAGAACCAATAAAAGAAGAAGCTAAGGAAAAAGTAAACTGGAAACAAAACAATTCATCAACTTCAGGTCTATCTTTCAACGAGCAAAAAGAATTTCAAAAAATTGAAAGAGAAATCAAAGATTTAGAAATCAAGAAAAAGGAAATTGAACAATTGTTTTCTGATGGAAAAGTTTCCGATGCTGATATTGAAAAGAAAGCCAACGAACTACAGAACATCATCAAAAAGATGGAAGAAAAAGAAGAACGTTGGTTTGAATTATCTACTAAAATGGAAGGATAA
- a CDS encoding fumarylacetoacetate hydrolase family protein, with the protein MKIICIGRNYADHISELNNERPSEPVIFMKPDTAILPKQFPFVIPEFSNDVHHEVEILVKINKVGKYIDAKFSHKYYDEIGLGIDFTARDVQSELKSKGLPWEKAKAFDGSAVIGDFLSKKDFDSLENIKFELTKNGEVVQKGNTSMMLWKIDEIISYVSQYFTLKTGDIIFTGTPAGVAKVNPEDVLEGFIEDKQLFKIQVK; encoded by the coding sequence ATGAAAATAATCTGCATAGGTCGTAATTATGCTGACCATATTTCGGAACTAAATAACGAACGTCCAAGTGAACCAGTAATTTTTATGAAACCGGATACTGCGATTTTGCCTAAGCAATTTCCTTTTGTAATTCCTGAATTCAGTAATGATGTACATCATGAAGTTGAGATTTTAGTCAAAATCAATAAAGTGGGTAAGTATATCGATGCTAAGTTTTCCCATAAATACTATGATGAGATAGGTTTAGGGATTGATTTTACAGCTCGGGATGTGCAATCTGAACTAAAAAGTAAAGGATTGCCATGGGAAAAAGCAAAAGCATTTGACGGTTCAGCGGTAATAGGTGACTTTTTATCGAAAAAAGATTTTGATTCTTTAGAAAATATTAAATTTGAATTAACTAAAAATGGTGAGGTAGTTCAAAAAGGTAATACCAGTATGATGTTATGGAAAATAGATGAAATCATATCGTATGTTTCGCAATATTTTACATTAAAAACTGGAGATATTATTTTTACAGGAACACCTGCGGGAGTAGCAAAAGTTAATCCTGAAGATGTTTTAGAAGGATTTATTGAAGATAAACAACTATTTAAGATTCAAGTAAAATAA